The following nucleotide sequence is from Vicinamibacteria bacterium.
CGACGGCCACGACGGGATTCACGACCCGACGGGGATGACGGGCAATCGGCTCGAGGCGAATGTGCACATTATCACCGCGAGCACGACCGCGATGGCGAACGTCGTCACCTGCATCAACCGGGCGGGAATGGAAGTTACCGAGACCGTCCTCGAGCAGCTCGCCGCCGCCGAAGCCGTGCTGACACCGGACGAGAAAGAGCTTGGTGTCGCCTTCGTCGATATCGGCGGCGGAACGACCGATCTCGCCATCTTCGACAAGGGCGCGATCTGGCATACGGCCGTGCTTCCCATCGGCGGCGACCACTTCACCAACGACGTGGCGGTGGGCCTCAGGACTCCCATCCAGGAAGCGGAGAAGATCAAGAAGAAGTACGGCACCGCGCTTTCGACCATGGTCTCGGAGGAGGACACGATCGAAGTACCGAGCGTCGGCGGAAGGAAAGCGCGCGTGCTGTCGCGCCAGCTCCTCGCCGACATCCTCCAGCCGAGGGCGGAGGAGATCTGCCATCTCATCTACGACGAGATCCGGCGCACCGGCTACGAGCGGGTGTTGAACTCGGGGGTCGTCTTCACCGGAGGAAGCGCTTCCCTCGAGGGTCTTCTCGAAGTGGCCGATCGGATCTTCGATATGCCGATTCGCTGCGGTACGCCCACGGGAGTCGGCGGTCTCGTCGACGTGATCGCGAACCCGTCCTACGGGACGGCGGTGGGGCTCGTGCTCTACGCCCACCGGATTCGCTCGAACAAGCTCGTTCCCAGCGCCGGCACCCATTCGTGGTGGAAGGTCTGGGAGAGGGTCCGCAAGCTCGTGCACGTTTCGCAGATGCTTTCGTGCGTGTAAACAGTTTCAAGAACCAGGGAGGGTAGGCGAATGATACGATTCGAAGACGATCACCCCGAGGGAGATCCGGGGCGTTTGTCCATCGAGGAGCAGGTCGGAGGCGCCAGCATCAAGGTCGTCGGGGTCGGCGGCGGCGGGGGCAATGCCATCAACCGGATGATCGCGTCGAGCATCTCCGGGGTGGATTTTCTCGCGGCGAACACCGACCTGCAGGCGCTGCGGTCGAACCGGGCGAAGACGAAGATCCAGCTCGGAGGAAAACTGACCAAGGGCCTCGGCTGCGGGGCGGATCCCGAGATCGGCCGCCAGGCGGCTCTCGAGGACACGGAACGCATCCTCGAGGCGATCGAGGGGGCGGACATGATCTTCGTGACCGCGGGTCTCGGGGGCGGAACGGGCACGGGGGGTGCGCCCATCGTGGCCTCGCTCGCTTCGGAGCTCGGGGTTCTGACGGTCGCGGTGGTGACCAAGCCCTTCACGTTCGAGGGGCGCCGGCGGCAGATGCAGGCCGAGGACGGAATCCGCGAGCTCCGGGAGCAGGTCGATACGCTCATCTCCATTCCCAACGACCGGCTTCTCCAGACCGTCGAGCGCACCACTCCCATCTCCGAGGCGTTCTCCATCGCCGACGATGTGCTGCGTCAGGCGGTTCAAGGGATCTCGGATCTCATCACCGTGCCGGGGCTGATCAATTTGGACTTCAATGACGTGCGTACGGTGATGCGGGGGATGGGCGACGCGGTGATGGGGACGGGCATCGCCGAGGGTGAGAACCGTGCCGACGAGGCGGCGAAGAAGGCGATCAGCAGCCCGCTTCTCGAGGACTCATCGGTCAACGGCGCGAAGGGGGTCATCATCAACATCACCGGCGGGGACGATCTCAGTCTCACCGAAGTGAGCGAGGCCTCGTCCATCATCCACGAGGAGGCGGACCCCGACGCGAACATCATCTTCGGCGCGGTCATCGACCCGCGGATGACGGGGAAGATGAAGGTGACGGTGATCGCCACGGGCTTCCAGCGCGAGGCGGCCCGCCGCACCCCGAACACCCCGGTGGATATCGCGAACTACAAGCAGCCGGCGGAGATGGCGGTGGGCTCGGAGGGCTTCTATCGCAAAGGCGCCGACAACCTCACCGTGGATCTCGACTTCGGCTCGATGGAGGGCCCCGCCGGCGAAGATCTGGACATGCCGACGTTTCTGAGACGGCAGAAGAGCTGAGGGGACGTTTCCGAATCGGAAGGGGTCAACGCAAAGGCGCGAAGGGGGAGAGACGCAAAGGATCGGGGTCAGCGAGTGAGTCTTGCCGAAGTCAAAGTTGCACCGGCCACGGGCCCGCACGCCACGAACATGGCGGGCCCTTCTCCTTTCTTTACGAAAGAAGAAACCTCCATTCTCTTAACCGGTGGTCCAAGCATTCGCGCATATGAATAGATCAGGGAGCCTGCCGACGTTCCTTGTAACAATCCGTTCTCAGTGCAACTCTGTCGTTTCCGAATTCGGCGGCAAACTGTTCAAGCAATGTCTCGCGCGCTCGTTTCATGAACTCTGGCTCCGTTCGACCCGTGTCGGTGAACTCAACGACGACATAATCGTCCGCGAATGCGAACTCGACTCGAACACGATCCTTGCTAGGGTCAATGCAATAATGCGTCTCGCGGAAAGTTGAGTCCTCCGCTGGCATGCCGATCGGTGAGTCGATAGGCGTGCAGTCTAGATTCTCCTCCGCGATGAAGCGTTCAATCAGTTCTACAGCTTTGCCAACCTCTTGTTTGGTAAGCTTCCTCTCCCCAGCGCCGATTTCGAGACAGGAATGCAACCACGCATCGCATGATGCCAATTGAAGCATGGATGCAAGGCCGACAACGAAGTGCCGATGGAACAGCAGTCTTGCTCGCACCGTGCTTCCTATGGAAGTTCGCACTTCCACCCTTAACTGCCCTCAACCTCCATCTCGGCCGCTACAGGAACCAAAGTACAGTCGCCTACAGCGCTGCAGGATCGGGGCGTTGATAATGACAAAATCTTCGGCCTCCTTTTACAATTGCGCTTACACCTCACTCGACCATTATATCGATACACCTTCTGACAACTGGCGTTCCGGCGCTCACATGACCCGCCGACATACATCCGGCAAGATGGATATCACAAACACAAGAATCACCATCGCGACCAGAGTGAGCCAAAGCACACGAAGTATGGGCTTGCGAAACCCAACGGTCCCCCATGGCTCGACGGACCGACCGCGGACGTAAGCTAGATAGAGGCCAGCAAATACGAGAAAAGGAACAATACCCATCGTAACAATGCCACCAGTCCAAAGTTCACGTGAGAATCTGGACGATACGAAGTCACTCGTGAAGACATGGACAGCATTAAATAACATCATCCCGGCAACCCCTACACCTATGGCGTTGATGGCTTTGTTGTGCATCAGGTCTGGGGACTCCTCCCCTACCACCACGTGCTCGGATCGGTATCGCACCACATCCCAGCTCCTCCAGCACCGACACCGAGTTCGAGTCCGCCAATATGAACGAACAACCGGCGGACCCTACTGATCGGTCAGTCAGTATCGGGATCGTTTTGAAGCTTTTTGCACCGGAAAGTAGCCTAGTTTACGAGCACTTGACGAACGCTGAGGACGAATGCAGCCAACAAAACCACCACGAGCGGCCAGAATACCCACGCAGTTATTTCGGTCCCAAGAAAACGCACTTTGTGTTTCGAGCGCCAAAGGACGACGCCGAACTCTACGTCCTTCGCCCGTACGGCCCACAAATAGAGAACGAACGAAATCACAAACGAAAGTGTGAGAAGAGGCAGGAACGTATCGGCGTCCACGATCGGCCTAATCGACAACTGGTGAAGGAACATCTCGAGTCCGAAGAGAAGAATGAGAAACAATAGTGCACCTGCAAGACCCACGATGCCGGCGTTTCTGATCTTGTTCAAGCTCATCACTTCCTCGGTCTGCTAAACGATTATCGTCGCTGTCGCTGTTCACCAAAGCCCTCGCCGCCAACGAGCGCAACGTCAATAGCAGGACGCTTTCATCGCAAAACGAGATCGCGGTTGAAACTCGGCATGCTTTGACTCGGCTAATACGCAAAGATGAACACATGAGCTGGCAGCACAACGAAGATAGCCGTTAGAACCGCCGCCGCACCCTTGGGGGTTCCTGGCGGGAACATGCTGTTAGGGACATTCGGCTGGTAGAGGCTCCCGCGCTCAGGATGAAACCAGATGCAAATGAGAAAGATAGCCCACAGCCAAACCGTCCCTACGAGGCTCCAGGGGCCAATCACGGGAACAAGGGGAGACGCAAGCCACTCCTGAGGACCGAGCGCGAGGGCGACAACGAGAGAGCCGAACGGCGCCGGGGTTAGCACCGCGAACCAATAACGGTACGGATACACTTTCTGGGCAACCCCCTTATAGAATTCGATCAACCCATTCAGTAATCGGTCCAACACCGTCCAACTCACCCTTGGCCCAACCCTTGTCAGAGAGATCAATGAACAGAAAACCGAGGCTTACGTCCGCCATGAACTTTTACCGCCCGTGTACACGCGCCCGCGCATACAGAACCCTAGAGGCGAATGCCTGACGTCAGAGCTCGAGCACCAGGGTGAACTGAGAAGCAGAGACTTGGGGGAGAGCGCGAGGAAATCGCGAAATGGGCAAAATAGACGGGCGCGGATTCCGACACGCGATCGCCCGAGCCACGGTGTTTCTGCATCACGTGCTTGCCGTAATCCTGCTCGGCCAAGAACGCGTTGTGGACCCTGCACAAAAGCCTGACGTTATCGAGGCTGTGATCGCCTCCACGTCCGAACGGATTGTTGTGGTGGAACTCTAGCCGGTTGCTCTCGGTGCAGCGCTTGCCTTGGGCGTCCTCGAAGGCACAGCGAGCCCCATCCCGCTTTCGAACCGCACGCCTGACGGCCGCCGGGATGTAACGCGAGGACGGCGTCGTGTCGGTCTCTTGGAGATCCTTTCGCGGAGCCTTCGTTTGGGCGAAGCGAGCCGCTTCGAGCCGTTCCAGCTTCTCGGTTACCGACTCTTCGATGACCGCGGCCAGGTCTCCGTCGGACGTGGAGGACCGCATCAACGCCTGCAGCCGGCGTAGTTTGTCGCGAAACTCGGCACTGGTCGTGAAGGTGGCCCGGTATCTTTCGGGGGCGAGCGGTTTGACCTCGGAGCTCGCTTTTGGAGGAAGAGAGGCCGTGGCCTCAGTAGGCTTTTCCGGCTTTGGCTGGGGTGGGCTTCCCGACATGGTGACTCCGTCCGGACGGAGCTCGGATGGGGGGTCAACTCTTTCCGGACGGAGTTGGTCGGGAGCCGGCCGGTCGTTCTGTGGCGGGGAGGGTAGCTTCCGGATCGTCGACGGGGCATCGGGCTTCGGCGCCAATTCAGCAACGAGCTCCTCGATCTCACGTTTGGATCGGTGTGCCGCCCGAGCGAGAACCGCGTCGCGATTGGACTCGGTGAGATGCGGGGCCAGAAGAGCGATGCCGCTCAAGTGAAGGCGTCCGTCAGCGAGCATCTCGAAAAGGACCGGGTGCTTCCTCGACGCGCGTGCAACCGCGATCCGCAGATAAGCTTCCGCTTCGGACAAGTTCAAGATCTCGACGCAAAACGAGAACATGGACGAACAGGCCCGACGTGCGTACAGCTTGCGCTCGTCGACTTCACCGATGTGAGCGATGAGCTCGGATTCGATGCGCCGAGACTGCACCAGAAGATCGGAGAGTCTGCTGAGCAATTCCTCGTCGCCGACGGATTTAAGTGAGTGATCGCGTGACATACACTTTATATAGCACACACTTTTTCTGGCGTTTCAGAGAGCCCACGGGCAACGAGCCTCGTCGAAAATGACTTCGGAAGCTCCGTCGAACTTTCGTTGCGTTCAGCCGCTTCCCAGCGCATCTCAAACCCATTCTCCGTCGCGTCGTCGTGGTCGTCGACTAAGCTCCCGAGATTTTGTCAAGGGGAAAGTTGAAAAATCTCGACGAGTATTCGGTCGACGATCGGAGTGAAGCTCCACGATTTTGCTCGACTCAAGCACTCTTCGGCTTGACGACCAGGTCAACCTCTCCCGCCCGAGCTCTTTGTACACCTTGACGTCGTCGACGGGGTCGCTGCTCGTTGACGAGGCTCCGCCTTGTTCATACATACTCGCTGGTGTCAGGAATAGCTCCGAGCTCGAGAAACATCGGCGTCGGCTCTGGCCGGTCGCCGAGCTGACCTGATAGCGACGGGAACTCAACGAACCCGTACCGCTCGTAGAACGCAATCGCGTCCGGCTTGGCATCCACGACAACGCCGACACAGCCGTAATCCGTGGACACTTGTCGCGCGAGAACGAAAACCGCCTTTAAGAGTGCACCTCCCACACCCCGCCCTTGAGCGCGCTCGTCCACGGCGAGTCGCGCCAGTCGAAGGACCGGCATGGGATACCG
It contains:
- the ftsA gene encoding cell division protein FtsA, with protein sequence MLNKRDRYIVGLDIGTTKVTAIVAEITEEGRVDVIGIGSTESKGLRKGMVINLGQTVESIKRVVEEAELMAGVEVESAHVGLAGSHIKGFNSRAVVAITNKSREITREDVFRAIDAAKAISLPNDREIVHVIPQEFVVDGHDGIHDPTGMTGNRLEANVHIITASTTAMANVVTCINRAGMEVTETVLEQLAAAEAVLTPDEKELGVAFVDIGGGTTDLAIFDKGAIWHTAVLPIGGDHFTNDVAVGLRTPIQEAEKIKKKYGTALSTMVSEEDTIEVPSVGGRKARVLSRQLLADILQPRAEEICHLIYDEIRRTGYERVLNSGVVFTGGSASLEGLLEVADRIFDMPIRCGTPTGVGGLVDVIANPSYGTAVGLVLYAHRIRSNKLVPSAGTHSWWKVWERVRKLVHVSQMLSCV
- the ftsZ gene encoding cell division protein FtsZ, whose product is MIRFEDDHPEGDPGRLSIEEQVGGASIKVVGVGGGGGNAINRMIASSISGVDFLAANTDLQALRSNRAKTKIQLGGKLTKGLGCGADPEIGRQAALEDTERILEAIEGADMIFVTAGLGGGTGTGGAPIVASLASELGVLTVAVVTKPFTFEGRRRQMQAEDGIRELREQVDTLISIPNDRLLQTVERTTPISEAFSIADDVLRQAVQGISDLITVPGLINLDFNDVRTVMRGMGDAVMGTGIAEGENRADEAAKKAISSPLLEDSSVNGAKGVIINITGGDDLSLTEVSEASSIIHEEADPDANIIFGAVIDPRMTGKMKVTVIATGFQREAARRTPNTPVDIANYKQPAEMAVGSEGFYRKGADNLTVDLDFGSMEGPAGEDLDMPTFLRRQKS
- a CDS encoding GNAT family N-acetyltransferase yields the protein MGIAVRQLRPEDDRADFRSRNIDLDRFFHKYAGQNQFRHHIGTTYVAVDEGRILGFATVSPSQIDVERISAARRKRLPRYPMPVLRLARLAVDERAQGRGVGGALLKAVFVLARQVSTDYGCVGVVVDAKPDAIAFYERYGFVEFPSLSGQLGDRPEPTPMFLELGAIPDTSEYV